TTGCAGATTTCTGCTATTTCTGCTACTAATAGTTTGCTATTTCTGTAATGAGAGTATGTGAAGAGTTAAGAACAGTATAGCATATCTGATGATCATGTAAATAAAAAACCTGACATTCAGAATTTGGACTTGTGAATAAAAGTTCATGACATAAGTCTGTACACATCATGATCACATATACTCCCCATTTCAAAAAATAAGTTCTcctcattttttttaaaaaagttctTATCAGTGAAGAAAATAATAGTTTGGACTCTCAAATGTATAAATTGATGGATACAAAAGCACTCATAATTAGTTCACAGCATCCTGACATTGCAGCTGTATGATTGATCCAGCTAATTGCAGCAATATATAATGACACACATAACAGCTGACAAGAGAATGGTTGCAGCTACATGATCCTGCTGATTGCAGCAATATATAATGACACACATAACAGCTGACAAGAGAATGGTTGCAGCTACATGATCCTGCTGATTGCAGCAATATATAATGACACTCATAATAGCTGACAAGAGAATGACACACATAATAGCAATATATAATGGTTGCAGCTATATAAGTCTGCTGATTGCACTCTTATGGTATAGAATGGTTCACAGCATCCTGACATTGCAGCAAGAGCATAAAGAGAATTACATGGCGAGACACACACACGATTTTTGACATTGCTTCACAATTCTTGACACAGCAAGGGAAAACTCAAGCAAATGGCAATGAAATATCTCTCAAATGCAATTAAGGGTCACTACAAGTTCACTCAAAGGGCGACTAAGATGTGGGGGCGGCATCTATCAATCCAGCATCTGATATTTGAGACATAGCAGCCGCCACCACTTCAGCATCACAGCCAAGTTGCACTGGGAGACAGTCTTGTCGTTCTAGTACCCCTTTTCTTATATGAGGAACCTTGTATTCATTTCCACCTCCAATCTTTATCACTTCATTCATGCAAGCATGAAAGGATAAGAAAATGCGATTTAACTTTGATGGTGGATAATCTGCAAAAGCCTGATTCATAGTATAAATGTGTTAGCTAACATTattgaaaaagaaagagaaaactGAATAGTAAAATAAACCATAAACTTGCCTCAAGAACTGCAGATACAAGTTCCTCAGTGCTTTTTGAGCTAGTCTTGTACTGGATAGACTGTATAGAGTTAAAAAAGCCTAAATCACAGATATTCAAGTCGGGTGAATTGGCGGGCTGCAACATGAGTCGGATATCGAATCCGTCTTTTTTAGCAGCTTCACAAAATATTATATCATCAGGATTAACGTGGGACGGAGCATTATCTTGCTGGATATAGATGGGACTGTGCACATCCTCTGGAGGCCACTTCTCCCGAATTGCTGGTATGATCTTCTTAACCAAATATTCTCGACTAACACCCATTCTTACTGTATCCATAGGTTTCAGCTCTATTGTCCCAGCTGGACGATTCTTACTTGATCTCTTAGCTGGCTCATAAGTCACGAAAGGAAAACACCCGATTTTACCATCAAAAGTGCAGTTTCCCTCGGAATCAAACCTCGGACGAGCAAGAGCACACAAAAACATTATTTTCGGAATAAAATTTTTGTTCTTGGATGATCTTGTCGGTTGTTGTTCGTCTGGAGTCGTATAATACCTTGCTGTCCTTTTAGTAATGTAAAACCACTTCTCATCGATGACGACAACA
The genomic region above belongs to Panicum hallii strain FIL2 chromosome 4, PHallii_v3.1, whole genome shotgun sequence and contains:
- the LOC112889894 gene encoding uncharacterized protein LOC112889894, whose protein sequence is MILTPRISPRISKSPLSSAAVNEHHRGSRDFDLNSMPICSAEDQVNLTIGLDYGQQTDGNIPDLQLQNRARRIQKEYPKHTKKVVFQFLLAKSVNGQLKGHETREASVAFSVSMRTVQHIWDEGKHCLDQGTEPTFEGKRSNRGRKKKEFDTSKIRELPISKRGTLRDVSTHMNVSVSTAHNRLKDGTIKRVSNSLKPLLTNENKKERLKWCLSMLDPRTVPHNPVFKGLFDVVVIDEKWFYITKRTARYYTTPDEQQPTRSSKNKNFIPKIMFLCALARPRFDSEGNCTFDGKIGCFPFVTYEPAKRSSKNRPAGTIELKPMDTVRMGVSREYLVKKIIPAIREKWPPEDVHSPIYIQQDNAPSHVNPDDIIFCEAAKKDGFDIRLMLQPANSPDLNICDLGFFNSIQSIQYKTSSKSTEELVSAVLEAFADYPPSKLNRIFLSFHACMNEVIKIGGGNEYKVPHIRKGVLERQDCLPVQLGCDAEVVAAAMSQISDAGLIDAAPTS